TTTCTCACTGGTGACCAATTTCTTCAACTTTTCCCGAGCTCGGGAAAGACGGCTCATGACCGTGCCAACCGGCACTTCGGTGATTCCTGCCACTTCCTGATAGGAATAGCCTTGTAGGTCGACCAGAACGATGACTTCCCGTTGATCGATCGGCAGATTGCCGATGGCATCATGAATGTTCTGAATCGTCTGTTTGCGGATATACAAGGATTCAATCGATTCCGTTTTCAGTTGCTCGCCCACTTCGGCGACGTCCACCTGATGCCAACGGGCATTTTGCCGACAGTTATCGTAAAACAGGTTATGCATGATTTTGCACAACCATCGGTCCACGTTTTCAAAACACGTCAGTTGATCGGCTTTCTGCAACGATTTCAACATAGTGTCCTGAACCAAATCTTGCGCCAAGGACTCATCCTGACTCCAGGCGTAAGCAATTCGGTAAAGATTGGCGTAGTGCGATTCCAGCACCGCATTCAACTTCACCTGATTGGTTTTTAATTTAATCCAATTGCTAATCATTCAAACTCCCTTTTTTTCATCATAGGCAAAATTTTCGACCGCGACAAGCCTTTGTTTTACCTATCAGAATATAACTGTTTCATGAAATAAGGAGCCGTTATCCCATCATAGAAATAACCATCTCAGAAAGTTGGAATAAAGCCGGAAGGTTTTCCGTTATTGGGGAGAGCGCTCTTGAAGACGCATGAAACTTTGGAGGAAATAAAACGTGTTCAAACCTAAAACAAAACTGTTCATTCTTAGCTGGCTCGCCACTTTGTTGTTTTCAGCCAACATTATGGCCGCAGCCGAGGAACCGCCATTGCCGGATACTTTTGCCACTCACAAAGTCGTCCTGCAAATCAGCGACCCGGATCCATTCAAGCAGACTTTGGTGCTGAATGTGGCCAACAATCTGATGAAGCACTACGATGCCGGCGATTTGGATTTGGAAATCGTCGCCTTCGGCCCCGGCTTACGTTTGATGCTGGAAGGCAACGTCAATACGCCACGGATTAAAGCGCTCATGAGCGCCGGCGTGCGTTTCAGCGGCTGTGCCAATACCCTGAAGCATTTCACCAAAATTCTGGGAAGCAAACCAGCTTTGACCGAAGGCGTGACCGTGGTGCCAGCCGGTGCGGCCCGTATTCTGCAGTTGAATGCCGCCGGTTATCAAATACTGAAACCTTAATCAAACGACTCTAAGAGTCCGAGGAGACCATGATGCTTAACGTCACCAAATTGTTTGTCCTGACCTTGCTGTCCGGCTGGGTGCTGCTGTCTTCAGCGCAAGCCTCCGAAGGCTATGGCCATCAAAAAGTGGTTTATCACATCAATTAT
The nucleotide sequence above comes from Hydrogenovibrio thermophilus. Encoded proteins:
- a CDS encoding DsrE family protein produces the protein MFKPKTKLFILSWLATLLFSANIMAAAEEPPLPDTFATHKVVLQISDPDPFKQTLVLNVANNLMKHYDAGDLDLEIVAFGPGLRLMLEGNVNTPRIKALMSAGVRFSGCANTLKHFTKILGSKPALTEGVTVVPAGAARILQLNAAGYQILKP
- a CDS encoding RNA polymerase sigma factor, coding for MISNWIKLKTNQVKLNAVLESHYANLYRIAYAWSQDESLAQDLVQDTMLKSLQKADQLTCFENVDRWLCKIMHNLFYDNCRQNARWHQVDVAEVGEQLKTESIESLYIRKQTIQNIHDAIGNLPIDQREVIVLVDLQGYSYQEVAGITEVPVGTVMSRLSRAREKLKKLVTSEKLIPSYPDNVVVLKKSSAK